The Ailuropoda melanoleuca isolate Jingjing chromosome 17, ASM200744v2, whole genome shotgun sequence DNA segment TGGAGCTAGGAAGGAGAAAGTACAGGTTTTGATTAACTGTAGATTTCAGTATAGCAGCACTGAGTCTGAGTGTGGTACTCAGGCGGTTAGAGGTGGCCTCTGTGAGAGCAGAGCTAAGCTCCGACTTCCAGCAGGAGCCCCGTGCAGGGCACGAAGCCTCCGTCGTCCCGGCCGCACAGAAGAAGGGGGACCCTGGTGAGGACGTGAAGACACAGCGCCGCACAGAGACACAGAACGAGTTGCTGGGCCCGCTCAGGTGTCCCGCGTATGGCAGTAGGACTTGGCTGCTTGCAGCTCCCTTCACGAAGACAGAGGGAAGGACGGCCGTGTTTGGGTAAAGGGTGCAGGAGCCACTTTGGAGAGGACCATCCGGCCGCTCTGAGTCCCCTGCAATGCCCTGGAGAAGGAGCGGGCCTGTGCTGCTGCTGAACACGGCCGGGATGAGGGCCTCCTGCACGGAAACACGGCGATGCACGGTGCCACGCTCCCCTTCAGGAGCAGCTGTGGGCCCCAGCAGAGCGCCACTCACGAGTGTACAAGGGACGCGTGGCCAAGCTGGAACGCTGCTGTTCTGAGTCTCCAGCTGCCCCTTTGTGCTGTCGCTGGCCAAGTTGAGGCTGGCTTTGTTGAGAATCACGGTAACAGAAGATGTCCTGCCTCTGGATCTCAGATAGAAACGTCTCTGGCTGTGGTCTGTATTCTCCAAGGAGACAGAACCAGTGGTGattgtgtgcgtgcatgtgtaggtgtgcatgtgcacgcatggACAGAGATTGGAGCCTGGGGAAGAGCTGGTGGTGTAGCTCCAGTCTGAGGGAAAAGTGCATCTCCCTGTGAGACCTTCCTcaagaccttcaactgattggacaagGCCCACTCACATTACGTGGGGGCCGCCTGCTGCTTCCATGTCTTTCTAGAAGAGTGCCTCCACAGAAAACACCTGCAGTAAGGATTGACCACATAGCCGGGTCCTGTGGCCCAGCCACGTGGACGCTGGCACGGATGCTGTGTTGGCCTGTAATTTTGGAAGTGATGgcggagtgtgtgtgtgtgaatgagatGCTGCACGGGACTGCATTCCTTCCTCACTGGGGTTTGGGAGCCAACCTCTGCCCTCACTGTGTAGAAAGCCTGACCCCACACGCAGCGCGCATCGCTGGGACTTTTGCCTGAATGTCACAAGAAGTAGGTGACGGATTGATGGAAGAGAAACGCCACACTAGCAAGATTCCAGCCGTCTGCCCACACGGCACGCTCCCAGGGACTGTGCAGAGGTTCACAGTCGTCGGGGTTGAGCGTTGTTTGTAGCTGCAGGACAGGGACTCGGTGGTGCGCAGTACTGGCCTTTTCCTCTGCACTGAGCCGCACGCTGCTGAGTCTGAGCAACTTGAGTCCAGCTGTCGGCTCTCCCTTTTTCCCATCGAGTTAAGGGCCATCGGTCTCAATGCTCTTCTGTGCAGCGGGTGGCTCTGCCTTGCTTTGTCTTCCCTCCCCGCAGGGTAGTGCTGACTCCCATCCCCGCAGACCACAGCTGCTCCGCACCTCTTCACCTTTCCCCGCGTTTGTGTGGAGTTGGAGGTGTTCCCGGCCTGCGGTCGGGCTCTGGGGAACTCCTGTGACTTCCTCAGGAGACACTGGCGAGGGCCCTCGGCTCACATTTCCCTCCTTAACCCCGTCACTCTGTTGTCTGGTGGCCCCGGCGTCACTGTTACGGTCCCAGTTTTCCTTACGCGTCGTGTGGTCCTTTCGGCAGGGTGCTCACGAGATGCTCTGTTCCCGGAGTCCGTTGTTTTACTAGAATGTTAGTTTCCGTGGTTGGGGGTCCACCTTCCCTGAGCATCCTGTGCACATGTCCATCTTCTAGTTTGGGGAATTTTTCTTGAGTCGTGTTGGTGTCCTTCTTTTGTGTGGAAGCTGGAATTCATGTCTGTTCCCATCTCCGTGACTGTTTTGCTCCTGCTGTCCCCTTGTCCTCTCTCCCAGCTGTGCCCCACGGTGTCTGTTGGCTGGGTTCCCCGGGTTTGGTCCTCATTTTTGGGCTCTTCTGTCCCTCCTTCGCTGCCCTGGCCTGTGTTGTATGCCTGACAGTGAGCAGATTGTCTTTGGGTGTGAGGCCCCTGTGTgtgaggagggctggggctgccctgaCGGCTGTCCTCACTGCTGAGCTCTGAGCCCATCTGTATCTGTGAGGCCTCTGTGGGGTGGCCCCGTCGTCCCTTCCGAGGCCCACCTCCTTTGCCTCTTGTGGCGCCATCCTGCTGGAGAGGATTGCGTGCCCCGTCTTGCGGGGAGGAGGGTTTGCTGGGtcctgctgagcctggaggggCGGCGGGGGGACAGAGCCGTGATTTCTTCTGTCCTCACAGCCCTGCACGAAACCTCGGGaccccttctccagccccacgTGAGACGTTTTCCTCCTGGGCCATGCCCCTCTTGCTAAAGTGAAGGCCTGCACCAGCTGATCCGGCCTCGTCAGGTGGCCGTGGTTCCTGGAACTTGTGTCTCTGTCTCACAGAACCACTGGGTTTACCAGACTCAACTGCTTGAAATACAGACCTCTATAGCTTTAAACATTATATCCTACAATAAATTGTTTTTCGTTTCGAAGTCTGCACGCCAGTCGCTCATCACTTGTGCTCGCAGTGCAGCAGCTGAGAGCTTTCTGCCTGCCCGCTGGAGGTTCTTGCGGCAGcgtgggcagggcctggccctcAGCTTGTATTCATGCCCAGCCCAGTCCCTTGTGTGCAGACTCCTAGGTGGAACCAGGATTCCTTCCCTGATCCCAAGGCCTACATATATTGCTTGTAAACATCGTGTGTAGATTTCTCAGTTAATAAGCTGGGAAGAATGTGGTTTGGTGTTGCTGCAATAATTTTTACATTACATTAAGTATTTGTCACAAATGCAAGCATGTAAGATTCTGTGTTTTCTGGAGATTACTGACGGTACAACATGGGGATGATGTGGGGATGCCAGCCGGCCTGGACTACTggctgcggggggtgggggggaggctaAATGTCTAGTTTCTTCTCACTGATGAAGGTGGTGGGGGCTCGTGGGATGGGTCCCGGAGTGGGTGAGATTGAACGTTTGCACATTTCCTTTGGACGAGGAACGGGTTCATGTGCATATGTACATATTTCACGCGCCCAGCCCTTCTTTTTCTGTGATTAACTGGAATCATTGTGAGTTGACTCATTAGAGGGAACTCAGATGCTGCTGCGTTCAGGGTGAGGGCTGAGGTTGCCACAGGCAGTGGTGCTCTCCTGCCCGTCCACAGTGGGTGCACGGGGAGCCTTGTGGCCACCATGCCGTGTGCACACGTGGTGaccctgaggggcacctggactGGGCGTGTGGCAGCACGAGCTAGCTCAGGCCTGGGGTAACCCGTAGGAGAACATGCTAGCTGGCGGTTGGATTGAGGGGTGCATTCTTCTGAGATGATCCCttacgtgtgtatatgtgtgaatgCAGAAAACATCGGAGCAGTGTGGGGCCGAGCAAACCTGTTTCCCAGCCCCGGCGGAACATCGTAGGCTGCAGGATTCAGcatgggtggaaggaagggaatggcCCTGTCACCCAGTGGAAAGGAACCGTTCTGGACCAGGTGCCTGTAAATCCTTCTTTGTATCTTATAAAATACGATGGATTTGACTGTGTTTATGGACTAGAACTTAATAAAGATGAAAGAGTTTCTGCGCTTGAAGTCCTCCCTGATAGAGTTGGTAAGTTCTCTTTACTATTTGTGCgttgtatgctttaaaaatgattattgaaATGGATGCTTTTTGATTATTGTTTTGCAttattggtattttcatttttactggaGTGCAAGCACTCCCGATACACAATTAAGTCACTAGAACCACAGTTCAAGGAACTGTGAGCGATTTAAAGATGTATGAAGTTATTGctgaagaaattgacaatctgatcACGTCTAGCATGGTTATTTCCCACATTTTGCTCACTGTTCATGTGGACTCTGATGGgtaagaatattttcttattagCTCAAATATGCTGTGTACTTATTTCATCTGATTATAGTAGCTTATGCCTTTATTTTAGAATCCTTATGTGAAGTATATCTCACAGTGTGTGTTATTACAAAAGTGATCATTGCACTTTTATCTGTAATTCAGGCCTCCAGAGCCGGTGGGCTTGATCACACATTCTTTAGGGTTGTTTGCAGTGACTGGAGAAGCGAGCGGCCCTTTCTTTAAGTGTCATACAAATGTGCTTCACGTTCATAACCTAGTTCCTTAAGGCACAAGGTGTCAGTTAATAATAAGAATGACtgattttatctttaaagtaaaatgttactGTTACTGTTAAGATGAGTAAGATGCCTCCACATTAACCTTACTCTCTTCAGCATGTTCCCTcggaagtgttttcttttttctttcttttttttttttttgagatttatttattcgtttgtttgtttgtttatttatttatttgtttgtttgtttgtttgacagagatagagacagccagggagagagggaacacaagcacggggagtgggagaggaagaagcaggctcatagcggaggagcctgatgtggggctcgatcccataatgccgggatcacgccctgagccgaaggcagatgcgcaacgactctgccacccaggcgcccccggaagtGTTTTCTTAGTGCTGCTCGTGCACGGGCGCCAGCAATGCTTTTGGGATGGTCTTCGGAAGCCCCTGTGTTAACAGACCAGTCCTGGCAGAGGTGGACTCACTCGGAGAGTGGGAGCGTGGGGTCTGGTTGTCAGGAGAGGGAGCTTCTCCGTCCCTCCGTCCCCTTTGTTTTTGCCACTGTGCTCGTGGGACCCAGTTCCGCGGCACGGTAACCCTTTGCCAGAGTGGGAAGTCCTTTGTTGGTGTCCCTTTGGAAAGCAGGGCTATGTCTGTGTTCATCCTGTGTAAGTACAGCCGGTTCTCACAGCAGTCTtgctttccatcttttttatccatttatgaGAGGTGCCTCTTTGGTCAGCGTTGCCTCTCCGGCATCCGTCACATCTTACCTCTTCTCTGGGCCCTGGACCCTCTCTCTTCCTCGTGAGGCACATCCTCGGTTTCCTCTTGATCTTGATGTCCGCCCTTGTCCAGCGTGAGAAACCCACATCGAACAGTCTTACCTGCAGGTCTTAAAAAATGCCCAAACCTTCATCTCCATTGTTTGTAGGAAGTAATTATCATGTACTCTTCTGACCCAGAAGTTTAGTCTCCATCTCCTCTGGGGCGAGACTGTCAGCCCACGTGAGATTTAACTGCGTTTTGCTGCATGGCCTGTGCCCGTTCTCTTGAGTTGTTCTGCCATTGTAGGACAGAAAAAGTCCTTTTATCTTGGTAAACATGGTTTGACCAAACCAAAATACCCCCAGATTTATAAGTAGCTCTGGTGATGGACTTCAGGGTTGcctaatgtttttctttgtagttcCCAGCAGGAGACAGGGCTTGCTTTTGTAAACAGCGAGTATTTCAAACAGGCAATCCAAAGGCTTCTCTGCAGACCAGCGGTACATCTTGTGCTGACTTTAATCAATAGTTAATTGTGTATTCCCTGCAGTAGTGCAGTCTGGAAAGTTCTGTGGCCCTCACATTCCCGTAGGAAGACAGCACTGTTCATGATCTGCACAGCTCAGCAAACTCAGTATCTTCTGTGCGGGACCAGATCATGTGGTGGTAAAGGATCCGTTCGAAGACTGATAGATTGTtctgttttggggagaaaaaCATGGGACTTGAAATTTACTACCTTGACCAATTTTAAGTGTCTGTAGTTCAGCCTGTTGTTAAGTGCGTTCACGCTGCTGTGGAGCAGATCTCCAGATCTCTTCATCTTGCCAGTCTATAGCTCCGTCCCCATTAAGCAgcagctcccctccccagcccctgcctcccacacTTCTTTCTGTTTCCGTGAAGTTGGTCACGTTCGATACCTCCTAGGCGGGATtgtagagtatttgtctttctgtgaccgACTTCTTCCTCAGCATATGTGCTCGGAGTTTGCCGAGTCTAGCTGCTGGCAGCATCTCCTTCCCTTTCAAGGCTGCGTGACCCTGCGTTGCACATGTGTGACCCCTTCTGTGCGCCCCTCCCTCCGTGGATGGACGCCTGGGCCATCCCCACTGTTGGGCTGTCACCATCggtgctgctgtgaacgtggTGGTCAGGCACTTCTTCAGgcctctgctttcctttccctggaACGTAGTACCAGAAGAGGATTCGCTGGGTCACACAgtaattctttgattttctgaggAGAGTAcgtgctgttttccacagtgtttATAGCATTTTGCGTTCCCAGCCACAGTGCACCGGGCTCCTGTCCTCACCAGCCCTTGTCCTTCGctgttggttttgatttgcgtttccctgacgATTAGTGAGAAGTCAGGCATCTTTGCACATGGTTTTCGGCCACTTGGCTGTCATCTTTGCAGAAATACCTATTcgagtcctttgcccattttttagtctggttatttaattttttttgctgctgagttgtaggagttctttatgtgttttggagAGTGAGTTTTAACGTGACAGTGTGACAGGTGTGCTGGTAAGGATTTCAGATTCTGCACCACAGTTAAGCATTGAGGATCTTTCCTGTGGCGTCACACGGGAGTCTGCAGTTTCCCCGAACACACAGCAGCAGACTCCCCTCGTGGCCgcaggtgttggtgaggctgGATCTTGTACGCCAACCGGAAGAGTACATGACAGGTTGAATGAGGAAGCAGACAGGAGAATCCGGCTGTCCTCCTGTACAGCTGGACATCGAGAGGcttagagaaatgtaaaaaacCGCACTGTACTTCCTACCACATTTGTACATCATGTAGAtttgtcatttataatttctaacaTAGCAGATTCTGATAGTTCTTCATCTAAAGAAGGTCCCTTTCAGATCCTcagaaatgtttaagaatattGTACAGGAGTCTGGAgatcaaaaagtttgagaacttctGAAGCTAGGCTTTGCTTTAGTATGCAATGGGGAGTTTATGTAATTTTGGGGAATTACTGCATGTGTAAGTAAAGAGAAGCACCATATGTGTTTAGTGTGTCCTTCTACCTGCTGGGTAGCAGTGTCTTTAGCAAGAAATTATAGTCTGTGttcctttgaattttattttaacagaaatagaAGCACTTGTGAATGAGTAAAATAGAAgtgctaattatttttaaagacaattatcTATAATGCGAGGACCAGAGAAACCTTAAAATCGTTAGGATTTCTGTAATTTTCCCAGTATTAATAAAAGGAAGGTTGTGATTTTCCGCCTGCCTCTTCAGGAACACAGAGCAGGGCTGAGGATGAGTTTGTTGGGCAGGCGTAGACGCCCTGTGATCTCAGTATTGGGAAACAGATGGGAAGGGCCCTGCCTTCGTCACAGTGTCTGGGCCGGGAGCAGGGTCACTGCATGTGGTGGCAGGTGTCATTAGGGAACACAGTAGCGACAGGTGGGTGGTGGTCCCGCAGACAGGGGAGCctggtggggggaagagaggggtccgtgggggcaggggacaggccaGGAGGGGAGCCTGGCAGGAAGCAGTTTGTTTTTCACGTGACCAAGCGGGAGCGCGGGGGCGTTTCGTGCCAAGGCGCGGTCTGGTCGCTGTGCAAAACACTGGACGTGAGAGTAGCCTTTCAGGCCTGGCATGGGTGCGTTTCGTAGTTTTCATCCCTGGCCTGAGGTTGCGTGTGTGTTAGTGGAGGGAAGGTGAGTGAGGGTGCGTGGGAACGCTCCTGTTCGCAATTCCGCAACAAAGCTGTTCTTATCTCAACTTACAGTAAGTAACTGTtcatacagaaacacacagagcAGCACGTGCTGTCAGGAGCCGATGTGGGACAGAACAGTGCCCGTGGGATCCCATGGTCTGGGCCCCACAGGGCTGTGGCACCGGCCCCTGAGGTCCACTGTGACCCTCGGGCCACTGGTGTGCTGTGCAGACAGCCCTTCAGGCCGCCCCCGTGCATGAGCTCAGTCTTCACGGTACGTATCTAGTAAAACCCCGTGTGAACCGTTGTTTGCTTCTTGTCCCCAGCGACCTCTCGAATCAGCGATGCACACCTGGCCGACACGATGATCGGCAAGGCGGTAGAGCACATGTTTGAGACGGAGGACGGCTCCAAGGACGAGTGGAGGGGGATGGTCCTAGCACGCGCCCCCATCATGAACACGTGGTTTTACATCACCTACGAGAAGGACCCCGTCTTGTACATGTACCAGCTCTTAGATGATTATAAAGAAGGCGACCTTCGCATTATGCCCGATTCTAGTAAGTGTGCATTGACAGCCTTTATTTCTGTTAATTCCAGAGGAACTTGAAGTTTAGAATGATGTGTTTGATGAACTGTTTTGTAGCTGTATCTTGTTTACTTTGACTACTACGGTCAAGTGATCATTCTTTGAGCCCTGCACGAAGCATAGGTTGTGAAGGTTTGCACCTTTTGCCGAGTGTGATGTGCTTGCCGTGTAGATGTGCTGTTCTGGGTTGTGGACCCGCGCGTGGGTAGAGTGTGTAAGGCCGGCTTCCTCACTCAG contains these protein-coding regions:
- the SPIN1 gene encoding spindlin-1 isoform X2 encodes the protein MQVGGAVPAFFSHAGVSASMMKKRTSHKKHRSSVGPSKPVSQPRRNIVGCRIQHGWKEGNGPVTQWKGTVLDQVPVNPSLYLIKYDGFDCVYGLELNKDERVSALEVLPDRVATSRISDAHLADTMIGKAVEHMFETEDGSKDEWRGMVLARAPIMNTWFYITYEKDPVLYMYQLLDDYKEGDLRIMPDSNDSPPAEREPGEVVDSLVGKQVEYAKEDGSKRTGMVIHQVEAKPSVYFIKFDDDFHIYVYDLVKTS
- the SPIN1 gene encoding spindlin-1 isoform X1 produces the protein MKTPFGKTPGQRSRADAGHAGVSASMMKKRTSHKKHRSSVGPSKPVSQPRRNIVGCRIQHGWKEGNGPVTQWKGTVLDQVPVNPSLYLIKYDGFDCVYGLELNKDERVSALEVLPDRVATSRISDAHLADTMIGKAVEHMFETEDGSKDEWRGMVLARAPIMNTWFYITYEKDPVLYMYQLLDDYKEGDLRIMPDSNDSPPAEREPGEVVDSLVGKQVEYAKEDGSKRTGMVIHQVEAKPSVYFIKFDDDFHIYVYDLVKTS